From a single Candidatus Zixiibacteriota bacterium genomic region:
- the gcvPB gene encoding aminomethyl-transferring glycine dehydrogenase subunit GcvPB yields MSDKLLAEMSTTGRTGFSLPELPDNYKGPESILPLSILREEAPNLPELSEPEVVRHFTALSIKNHHIDKGMYPLGSCTMKYNPRVNELTANLPGFTSAHPLCPVDNVQGELELLYELKNLLAAISGMDSVTLQPAAGAHGEFTALLMMRAYHEKNKDSRKNIIIPDSAHGTNPASVMLAGFNVIKAPSNDKGLVDVDKLAAVCDRDTAGFMLTNPNTLGLFETEIEKIAAVVHDCGGLLYMDGANLNALLGLVRPGDMDFDIVHFNMHKTFSAPHGGGGPGGGALGIKSRLEPFMPAPVISRKTDKKGGLSYYLDNNRPDTIGRVHGFYGNTAVAIRAYTYIRKLGAEGLRQTAEAAIINANYLRENLKDDYILPFNTESMHEFVLSGDKQLKHGVKTYDIAKRILDFGMHAPTVYFPLIVHEAMMIEPTETESRQSLDYFIEVMKRIAKEARENPEIVKSAPSTTPVGRLNEALAARNLDVCW; encoded by the coding sequence TTGTCGGATAAACTATTAGCAGAGATGTCAACTACGGGCAGAACCGGCTTCTCGCTGCCGGAACTTCCGGATAATTATAAAGGGCCTGAATCAATCTTGCCGCTTTCGATTCTTCGCGAGGAGGCGCCAAATTTGCCTGAGCTGTCCGAACCGGAAGTTGTCCGTCATTTTACGGCGCTTTCGATTAAAAACCATCATATAGATAAAGGTATGTATCCGCTTGGTTCATGCACTATGAAATATAATCCCCGTGTCAATGAGCTAACCGCTAATCTGCCGGGCTTTACTTCGGCTCACCCCTTATGTCCGGTTGATAATGTGCAGGGCGAGCTTGAACTGTTGTATGAACTGAAGAATCTATTAGCGGCTATTTCCGGAATGGATAGCGTAACTCTTCAGCCGGCGGCGGGCGCTCATGGCGAATTTACCGCTCTTTTGATGATGCGGGCATATCATGAGAAAAATAAAGACTCTCGAAAGAATATCATTATTCCCGATTCCGCTCATGGCACCAATCCGGCATCTGTAATGCTGGCAGGCTTTAATGTTATCAAAGCGCCATCGAATGATAAGGGATTAGTGGATGTTGACAAATTAGCCGCAGTCTGCGACCGTGATACAGCTGGTTTTATGCTGACCAATCCCAACACGCTTGGCTTATTTGAGACTGAAATCGAAAAAATAGCCGCTGTTGTGCATGATTGCGGCGGATTGCTCTATATGGATGGCGCCAATCTGAACGCTTTACTGGGATTGGTGCGTCCCGGCGATATGGATTTCGATATAGTCCATTTTAATATGCATAAAACTTTCAGCGCTCCTCATGGCGGCGGCGGCCCCGGCGGCGGCGCGCTTGGTATTAAGTCGCGTTTAGAGCCATTTATGCCAGCACCGGTTATCAGCAGAAAAACTGATAAAAAGGGCGGCTTATCTTATTACCTTGATAATAATCGCCCGGACACCATAGGACGCGTGCATGGCTTTTATGGCAACACGGCTGTGGCAATCCGCGCATATACATATATTCGTAAACTCGGCGCTGAGGGATTAAGGCAAACAGCCGAGGCGGCTATTATCAATGCCAATTATTTGCGAGAGAATCTTAAGGATGATTACATCCTGCCGTTTAATACCGAAAGCATGCACGAGTTTGTCCTTTCCGGCGACAAACAGCTTAAGCACGGCGTCAAAACTTATGATATCGCCAAGAGAATTCTCGATTTTGGCATGCATGCTCCGACAGTTTATTTCCCGCTTATCGTTCATGAGGCGATGATGATAGAGCCTACCGAAACCGAAAGCCGGCAATCGCTGGATTATTTTATCGAGGTGATGAAGCGGATTGCCAAAGAGGCGAGGGAGAATCCGGAGATAGTCAAATCGGCTCCCTCGACAACGCCGGTTGGCCGTCTCAATGAAGCATTAGCGGCAAGAAACCTCGATGTCTGCTGGTAG